CATCAGAGGTAAAAGCCACGATCCCGTCCAGGAAAGCATGTGCCACCACGCAGCCTTCCACTAAAGTGCCGGCCATACCCGGGTTACCGATGCGCAGGCCGTAGCGGGTGTTCTTGATATCGGCATAGCGGATGCGGTTGCCGCCGCTGGTCGTCAGAATCCGGATGCCCTCCCATTGGCCGGGCGCCGTCAGGTAATCCGCCTCGCGGCGGTACCCGCTGAAGACTACCCGCTCCGTTGGCGTGCCCTGCACCTGCAGCTGCCCCGCCACCAGCAGCACCGACTTATTATAGCCATAGATGCGGGCTCCCTTCGCGATAGTAAGTACGGCATCCTTTGTCACCAGCACCGAGTCGAGAAGCACGTGCGGCTTATCGCTGGCCCAGGTGGAGGTACCGATACTGCCTTTGCGGTGGAAGTAAGCGTTCTGCCCGTACGCCACCAGCTTTACAGCCTGCTCCTGCCCGTTTGTCTGGAAAAGGATGGAGTCGGAAACAAGGAAGGGTTGGTTTTGCTGCGTCGGGTTGATGTTCACCTTCACCAGTACATACAGGCTGTCGCCGCCGCGCAACTCGATGTTGTTGGCCAGCGGGCCTTGCATACCGTTAACCGTGAGCTGATAGGGCGATGAGGGGGCACCCGCCAGTCGCACCTCGTTGATGCGCACTGCCTTCTCGTTGCGGTTGTACACTTTCAGCCGCCGGGTTACGCTGCCGCGGGTTACAAACACCGTATCAAAGAGCACGGTGTCGGCAGAGAACGCCAGCACCGCATCCGGGTCAGTCGTAATCACCTCATCCCTGGGCTCACAGCTAAAAACAGAGAGCAGCAGGAGCAGGGGCAGTATGGCGAGCAGGTATTTCAAATTCGTTAATCGCTTTTGGTGTATCGTTATCCGTTTCTGGTGGATCGACAAATTAAAGTCACAGCTCACGCTAAAGATTGATCTCACAGAAGTATAACTAGTGCTCGACCAATTTAAGCTTTTGGGTTAGCCAGTGTCATTAGAAACTGTGCTTAAGTCTTTTTACGAATCATTTCTAATTCATAATTTCTAATTTTTAAATTGGCGCAGCACTAGTGTTGATTCTCACCAAGATAGGAATTAAAAAGAAAAAAGGATGCAGCGGGGCAAATGTGCCTGCTGCATCCTTTTTTATACTTATAGCTCCACAACGGCTGTTGCTATGCTGAGGCGCCTTCTTTCATTCTTTCGGCATTCTCCGCCATACGCAGCTCCTCCACAAAATCTTCTATACCGCCGTCCATTACATTCGGCAGGTTGTATACCGTGTAGCCGATGCGGTGATCGGTTACGCGGCCTTGTGGGTAGTTGTACGTACGGATTTTGTCAGAGCGGTCGCCGCTGCCCACCATGCTCTTGCGCTGTGCGCCTTCTGCCTCGTTTTTCTTGGCAAGTTCGATCTCGTAGATACGCGAGCGCAGTACAGCAAGCGCCTTATCGAAGTTCTTCAGCTGTGATTTCTGGTCCTGGCACTGGGCCACGATACCCGTTGGAATGTGCGTTAAGCGCACGGCAGAATAGGTCGTGTTTACCGACTGCCCACCAGGTCCGGAAGACATGAACAGGTCTTTGCGGATATCGTTCATGTCCAGGTCAATATCAAGCTCCTCTACCTCCGGCAGCACCACTACCGAGGCAACCGAAGTATGGATACGGCCCTGTGTTTCGGTGGCCGGCACACGCTGCACGCGGTGCACCCCCGACTCAAACTTCAGCTTGCCGTACACGTCCTCGCCGGACATGCCCACGATAATTTCCTTGTAACCGCCAGAAGTACCTTCGGTGGCATCGATGAGTTCTGTGCGCCAGCCCATCTTTTCGGCAAAGCGGCTGTACATGCGGTACAGGTCGCCGGCAAATATAGAGGCCTCGTCGCCGCCCGCACCCGCACGGATTTCCATGATGATGTCCTTGCTATCGTCCGGATCTTTCGGGATCAGCATCTCTTTCAGGAGCTCCTCCATCTCGTCACGCTGCGGCACCAGCTCGTCCAGCTCTTCTTTGGCCATCTCCCTGAAATCCTCATCCTTCTCCGTGGCAATCACCTGCTTGGCGTTGTCGATGTTGCTAAGGATATTCAGGTACTTCTTATATTCAACTACTATCTTGTCAAGGTCCTTATACTCTTTGTTAAGCGACTTGAATTTCTTCATGTCGCTGGCCACGTCAGGCTGGGTAAGTAACTGACCTACCTCCTCAAATCGCTGGTTAATGGCTTCTAACTTATCTAACATGGTGCTTCTCTGGTTTTAGGCTGCAAAGATACAAAATTGCGGCTAAGTTTCTTTTATACCATTACGGCTAAAATCATGTTTCAGGCCCGCACTGGTTGTGCTTCTATAACCCCGGCGGGTACAGGTATAGTTTCGGCAAGCAGCGAAAGATTCAGCGCCTTCTGAAATCCGTGGTCAGGCGAAACATGACATCTATCATTTAGGCTTGCCTGCATTTTATACTTAAAAGCCTTACCTTTGCGGCAGGTATCCGAAAGGGTACAAAATATATTGTAAAACCTACTAAATACGAATAGAAAATGGCTGTTATCAAAGCAACTGACACCGATTTCAAAGCGGTTCTTAGCTCAAACCAAAAAGTGGTGGTAAAATACTATGCTGATTGGTGCGGAAACTGCCGCTTGTTTTCACCCAAGTACAAGCGTTTGTCTGACGATGAGGCATTCACGGATGTGGCGTTTGTGGACGTGAACGCCGAGACGAGCCCTGAGGCCCGCAAACTGGCCAGTGTAACGAACCTTCCGTTTTTTGCTATCTTCCAGAACGGCGAGTTGGTAGATACTGTGGCTGCCAGCAAAGAGGAAGCCGTACGTGACCTGATCAGCAAACTAAACCAGAACTAGAAATGAAGATTCCCGCAATAAAGCAACTGGTAGAGAACTATTCTCTGGAGGAACTGATGGCCGCCG
Above is a window of Pontibacter akesuensis DNA encoding:
- the prfA gene encoding peptide chain release factor 1; amino-acid sequence: MLDKLEAINQRFEEVGQLLTQPDVASDMKKFKSLNKEYKDLDKIVVEYKKYLNILSNIDNAKQVIATEKDEDFREMAKEELDELVPQRDEMEELLKEMLIPKDPDDSKDIIMEIRAGAGGDEASIFAGDLYRMYSRFAEKMGWRTELIDATEGTSGGYKEIIVGMSGEDVYGKLKFESGVHRVQRVPATETQGRIHTSVASVVVLPEVEELDIDLDMNDIRKDLFMSSGPGGQSVNTTYSAVRLTHIPTGIVAQCQDQKSQLKNFDKALAVLRSRIYEIELAKKNEAEGAQRKSMVGSGDRSDKIRTYNYPQGRVTDHRIGYTVYNLPNVMDGGIEDFVEELRMAENAERMKEGASA
- a CDS encoding thioredoxin family protein, with product MAVIKATDTDFKAVLSSNQKVVVKYYADWCGNCRLFSPKYKRLSDDEAFTDVAFVDVNAETSPEARKLASVTNLPFFAIFQNGELVDTVAASKEEAVRDLISKLNQN